One part of the Diadema setosum chromosome 22, eeDiaSeto1, whole genome shotgun sequence genome encodes these proteins:
- the LOC140245281 gene encoding myopalladin-like → MKDYLELSPLTSSSSSSSSPSSLLQSPSSSPSSPVSSLPTSPGDHGGWHRHTIRTWSGSPITIPTPSFLHVCSRPSEHHPPTCQHAMTNPPSVDNEAVPPKLDLDEVDGGEEPEAPKFIEPIQAVQVPEGDTARFECVVTGRPMPEITWFHGEKMIKPTDLIEIGHDKEGKNWVVVRKAVPALQGTFTCWAENQVGRTMCGADLTLASEAEEISMVSVDSSAIVEGPQSRDFEMSVDFEGVDELEEEGRAPSFAMPVQDVEVKPGETAHLRVKVAGKPTPEVTWYRDGKVLQPSPRHTIMSDTEGNASLVISEAQPGDDAEYLCKAVNPHGVVSCRADVIVEEEPSGAKVDKPTILIQPEAAAPLQAEPKAVAEAGLEVKGKELDITSLSEAPSITSEDALEETDVEEKEEGEVEIQESEDVTSPEVKLEIKMEDLEKHPEDVIQEVTKKREEEPQKMEMVIPLEVTPLQEPKPGDMAPIFTEPLKKTIMKPGETMEITCKVEGLPRPEVQWLVDDVPIQPDEHYRTEYRPDGTCVLTIHDVERMDEGQYAVKAINPVGVASTESEMLVEVPEVMVEKPTVLAQPEAAAPLQAEPAAPVEPGLEVKKKEPDITGPDEAVPATAEDVVEETEEVEEKEEEEEEVEILESEDEEGPDKAKPEIKKEPRKEEAVMPEEKVVPIEKKPEEVTPEVIPQFKVEPMQAEITEVYEAPKFVEDMVDLEIIKGHPARFDVQVSGVPMPALHWYRNGEEIKMGDKHYKFEFDEEDGIGSLIIDEVKSDDDAEYTCKASNKAGSAVSKADLFLQAAHKKRPEKHPPKFVTELKTISAVERDSINFFCKVVGRPMPEIKWFKNGVQLKLGPRISIDYDEQGICTMLIRNTTMDDVATYTCTATNEIGEATTTAELILEVPAQIRDGPENISVRRGESVSVDIHIAGFPEPTVTWYRNSVLVETTERVTVETTRETTQLFISKAQMSDAGKYTVVVENELARDELQVSITVIDIPATPRNLSPSQVTPRSTTITWQTPVIEEEGQEVSSYLVEMLEAGTNVWRTVAETLSAPLFTIADLRPGEEYSFRVSAANKFGVSQPTEKVVVHLPTEKELEEAPMEMAEDRPTLETKPSMPEEPAPIPEEKAGEVTVEIGIAPKEEPETKLPTETALPGELPEVTVQIPPGLQPEIPEKPTTLPQEVMAEVADKPKTIPPAAEIPVEAPRPEKEPEGDDKEEEEPSSITVDEAPSDSAPFEDEEEEEEEFTDEDMEDEYSLEQDEPQQPAEEGKEPDLDQEPEPEEAKKKKKKKKKKEKKPQVLIRPLERPDVEYRRRILLDTVEEEEEEIKSPKARAILKKRPKAPEEPAKKAPEEPAKKVPEEPAKKAPEEPTKKAPDERREPEKKLPEEKALPSDEMPKDMPDVGVVKAEPKEVPLEEAAVTVEPAKPQIDLAKADLAPVEVSMEMAVTEPTQQPSEVAAVDIIPEEVKPEATKPTIGVGKEEDQKAMVELQPGKAPRETAEIVLPKEVVPEEKEPAPEDQKTRIEIEFDKAPRETAEIVLPKEVVPEETEAVLSIAKTQEAEAVMEEGVEVVVQPMKPEEAVVSRDDVDKAEVTEVAPVIVDKLKDQTVKAGAPVELTCTVTGEPTPDIEWYK, encoded by the exons Atgaagg ATTATTTAGAGTTGTCACCTCtgacatcgtcatcatcatcatcgtcgtcaccGTCTTCACTGTTGCAATCACCATCATCGTCGCCATCATCACCGGTGTCGTCATTGCCCACATCTCCTGGTGACCATGGGGGTTGGCACAGGCACACGATCCGCACATGGTCGGGGTCCCCCATCACCATCCCCACCCCTTCTTTCCTGCATGTCTGCAGCCGCCCCTCAGAACACCACCCTCCCACTTGTCAGCATGCCATGACTAACCCTCCGTCAGTTGACAATGAGGCTGTCCCCCCAAAGTTGGATCTTGACGAGGTTGACGGAG GTGAGGAACCGGAGGCACCAAAGTTCATTGAACCCATCCAAGCGGTGCAGGTGCCAGAGGGCGACACAGCGCGCTTTGAGTGCGTTGTCACCGGCCGCCCCATGCCGGAGATCACGTGGTTCCATGGTGAGAAGATGATCAAACCGACAGATCTGATCGAGATCGGTCACGACAAGGAGGGCAAGAACTGGGTGGTGGTCCGCAAGGCCGTCCCCGCACTCCAGGGCACCTTTACCTGCTGGGCAGAGAACCAGGTTGGACGCACCATGTGTGGCGCCGATCTGACCCTCGCTTCAG AAGCAGAGGAAATCTCCATGGTCTCGGTGGACAGCAGTGCCATCGTCGAGGGACCACAGAGCCGCGACTTTGAGATGAGTGTGGACTTTGAGGGCGTGGATGAGCTAGAGGAAGAAGGCAGGGCACCCTCGTTTGCCATGCCTGTCCAGGATGTCGAGGTCAAGCCAGGGGAGACCGCACACCTCCGGGTCAAAGTTGCAG GCAAACCAACTCCTGAAGTCACCTGGTACCGCGACGGCAAAGTCCTCCAGCCGAGCCCACGCCACACCATCATGTCGGACACCGAGGGCAATGCATCCCTGGTCATCTCCGAGGCCCAACCCGGTGATGATGCAGAGTATCTGTGCAAGGCGGTTAACCCTCACGGTGTGGTGTCCTGCAGAGCAGACGTCATAGTGGAAGAAG AGCCATCAGGAGCGAAGGTCGACAAACCCACAATCCTCATCCAGCCAGAGGCCGCCGCCCCCCTGCAGGCCGAGCCCAAGGCAGTGGCCGAAGCTGGCCTAGAGGTCAAGGGGAAGGAACTGGACATCACCAGCCTGAGCGAAGCGCCCTCGATCACCTCCGAGGATGCCTTGGAGGAGACAGATGTTGAAGAGAAGGAAGAAGGAGAG GTGGAGATCCAAGAATCAGAGGATGTCACGAGTCCAGAGGTTAAGCTTGAGATCAAGATGGAAGACCTTGAGAAGCATCCTGAAGATGTCATCCAGGAGGTCACCAAGAAGAGGGAGGAGGAGCCCCAGAAGATGGAGATGGTGATACCGCTGGAGGTCACTCCACTCCAAGAACCG AAACCGGGTGACATGGCACCAATCTTTACCGAACCTCTAAAGAAGACCATAATGAAACCAGGAGAGACCATGGAAATCACCTGCAAGGTGGAGGGCCTGCCCCGCCCGGAAGTCCAGTGGTTGGTGGACGATGTCCCCATTCAACCTGACGAACACTACAGGACTGAGTACCGGCCAGACGGCACCTGTGTGCTGACCATTCATGACGTTGAGCGCATGGACGAAGGGCAGTACGCTGTGAAGGCGATTAACCCAGTAGGCGTCGCCTCAACGGAGTCGGAGATGCTGGTCGAAGTGCCAG AAGTGATGGTTGAGAAGCCTACAGTCCTTGCCCAACCAGAGGCAGCCGCCCCTCTGCAGGCTGAACCCGCAGCACCGGTAGAACCCGGACTGGAAGTCAAGAAGAAGGAGCCGGACATCACCGGCCCGGATGAAGCGGTTCCCGCCACCGCCGAGGATGTCGTCGAAGAGACGGAGGAGGttgaggagaaggaagaagaagaagaagag GTGGAGATCCTAGAATCAGAGGATGAGGAGGGACCAGACAAGGCGAAGCCTGAGATCAAGAAGGAACCCCGAAAAGAGGAAGCGGTGATGCCG GAGGAGAAGGTGGTTCCCATCGAGAAGAAACCGGAAGAAGTCACGCCCGAGGTCATCCCGCAATTCAAAGTCGAGCCCATGCAGGCCGAGATCACCGAGGTCTATGAGGCTCCAAAGTTTGTGGAGGACATGGTCGATCTGGAAATCATCAAGGGTCATCCGGCGAGGTTCGACGTGCAGGTGAGCGGCGTCCCCATGCCGGCACTCCACTGGTACCGCAACGGTGAAGAGATCAAGATGGGCGACAAACATTACAAGTTTGAATTCGATGAGGAAGACGGTATCGGTTCCCTTATCATCGACGAAGTCAAATCCGACGATGATGCGGAGTACACTTGCAAAGCATCAAACAAGGCGGGGTCAGCTGTCTCCAAGGCTGACCTCTTCCTCCAAGCCGCTCACAAGAAGCGGCCGGAGAAGCACCCGCCAAAATTCGTGACAGAACTCAAAACGATAAGCGCGGTGGAGAGAGACAGCATCAACTTCTTCTGCAAGGTGGTCGGCCGGCCCATGCCGGAGATCAAGTGGTTCAAGAACGGCGTCCAGCTCAAGCTGGGACCGCGCATCTCCATCGACTACGACGAGCAGGGGATCTGCACCATGCTCATCCGCAATACCACCATGGACGACGTGGCGACGTACACCTGCACGGCGACCAACGAAATCGGCGAGGCCACGACGACGGCAGAGCTGATCCTGGAAG TCCCCGCCCAAATCAGAGATGGTCCCGAGAACATCTCTGTACGACGTGGTGAGTCCGTCTCTGTCGACATCCACATCGCGGGATTCCCCGAGCCCACGGTCACGTGGTACCGGAACTCAGTGCTGGTGGAAACGACAGAGCGCGTCACCGTGGAAACGACACGCGAGACCACTCAACTCTTCATCTCCAAGGCCCAGATGAGTGATGCGGGCAAATACACGGTAGTGGTGGAGAATGAGCTGGCACGGGATGAACTCCAAGTCAGCATCACGGTCATAG ACATACCGGCCACGCCCCGCAACCTGTCCCCCAGCCAAGTGACCCCTCGCTCCACCACCATCACATGGCAGACTCCTGTCATTGAGGAGGAGGGGCAAGAAGTCTCCTCCTACCTGGTGGAGATGCTGGAAGCGGGCACCAACGTCTGGAGGACTGTCGCCGAGACACTCAGCGCGCCGCTGTTCACCATCGCTGACCTGAGGCCGGGCGAGGAGTACTCCTTCCGGGTCAGCGCGGCCAACAAGTTTGGGGTCAGCCAGCCGACAGAGAAGGTGGTGGTTCACCTGCCTACAGAAAAGG AGCTAGAAGAGGCACCGATGGAGATGGCTGAAGACCGGCCCACCCTGGAGACCAAGCCCTCGATGCCTGAAG AACCTGCACCGATACCGGAAGAAAAAGCTGGAGAGGTCACAGTGGAAATTGGAATCGCACCGAAGGAGGAACCGGAGACGAAATTGCCCACAGAAACAGCGCTTCCTGGAGAATTACCTGAAGTGACCGTTCAGATTCCACCAGGGTTACAGCCTGAAATTCCTGAAAAGCCAACGACGCTTCCGCAAGAGGTCATGGCCGAGGTGGCGGACAAACCTAAGACCATTCCGCCAGCTGCTGAGATCCCTGTAGAGGCTCCTCGACCTGAGAAAGAGCCAGAGGGAgatgacaaagaagaagaagagcctTCATCCATCACTGTTGATGAGGCACCTTCAGACAGTGCCCCCTTcgaggacgaggaggaggaagaagaggaattCACCGATGAGGATATGGAAGACGAGTACAGCCTGGAACAAGACGAGCCACAGCAACCTGCCGAAGAGGGTAAGGAGCCAGACCTAGACCAAGAGCCCGAACCTGAAGAggcgaagaagaaaaagaaaaagaagaagaagaaggaaaagaagccTCAAGTTCTGATCAGACCTTTAGAACGACCAGATGTAGAGTATCGTAGGAGAATTCTTCTTGATACTgttgaagaggaagaggaagagatcAAGTCGCCCAAGGCTAGAGCAATACTTAAGAAGAGACCCAAAGCTCCTGAAGAACCTGCTAAGAAAGCTCCTGAAGAACCTGCCAAGAAAGTTCCCGAAGAACCTGCCAAGAAAGCTCCCGAAGAACCTACCAAGAAAGCTCCCGATGAAAGAAGAGAGCCCGAGAAGAAACTTCCTGAAGAAAAGGCTTTGCCATCAGATGAAATGCCGAAGGACATGCCGGATGTGGGAGTGGTGAAAGCTGAACCCAAAGAGGTTCCCCTCGAGGAGGCAGCAGTGACCGTTGAACCAGCGAAACCCCAAATTGACCTTGCCAAAGCGGACCTTGCTCCCGTTGAAGTGTCAATGGAAATGGCCGTTACGGAGCCAACACAACAACCGAGCGAGGTGGCTGCCGTCGACATTATTCCTGAAGAGGTCAAACCAGAAGCAA